Proteins encoded together in one Micromonospora auratinigra window:
- a CDS encoding sensor histidine kinase, whose product MSKRPTTAGSFLSRLRRPASRLRDMPIWSKLGLIMIVPTIATVVVGTSGLVDHLQTLNNANRAGDLANLIGYSGDLVDTLQDERVAAVLWLGSNKVQPRAQYQEAYNRANQRVDQAKTPYSQQRQTVDNLPRSFEVLLGKVDQSLADLPGTRSQVLNGKLSTSDAQNTYVVLINDLLAIRDSATQLAGDNDLSDRMRTAAAVAHQKEYLAQRRVVVHSALQLNSLTPALREEYIATGTGQDQALQSFKAVASQEEAEFYDQTVSGPDLRESTTYQRQISSNLDDKLTNLKFGPDQWDAAMVANTELIRRVESRLDGNAVRQAENLRSDVQRQVFLETGLLLSMLLLAILFAYLVARSMARSLRDLRQGALSVAQYGLPQAVARLRDPQVTGQLSAVQLANQIAEPLPVRSKDEFGQVTEAFNAVHLEAVRTAAEQAALRASVATMFVNLARRSQILVDRLIGHLDRLERGEEDPDRLAELFQLDHLATRMRRNDENLLVLAGADSTRVQREPAALIDVLRAAQSEVEHYTRIEFGIIDRDIEISAHAVNDLVHLVAELFDNATAFSPPDSHVMVEARRVGDRASLYVEDRGIGIGPEQLRDLNERLSTPPQVDVAVSRMMGLVVVARLASRHGVKVELRPGVDRGTVADVTLPPSVLVPRALSGRGMPGAPALPAANPAPQQGGPTPAFGALAALGNGPHTPPPASRPGASGNQVTLGGRAFDPAPRNGSGAPATPGGARSMPAWSDLTGAGPLSGGDTFGGRPSNGQQFDPLPQRRNPAEGDPASTGQQPAIPRQLPSSPEARPYNPPPVSAPPVPPVSAPPLPPVSGVPVSASPVSAQPVSGHPVSGQPVSGHPVSGQPVSGYPVSGQPVSGYPVSAAPAPGQPVSVPPANQLPSRPVPQAGPASAGAPPVWPPVAAPDPAAPPVPERLAAGLDMTTELPRVTRAETPPVTPPPAVSRPAAAPAPRPATQPQQAGNRQRYADETMELPIFRELESAWFRTRRPGPNEESAAPAPAAPAVPAASGNGAAATQQFARVDTTGRAVPQPTPATTGNTPMAHTPAAGGAPRENGSANGGGRPGFAEALPNRRTQQPQSPGWQTAADDGWKAASAATEVPVAETTQKGLPKRTPMAQLVPGGIDKPTTSVQRRTPEGVRGLLSAYHRGVQRGRNHPSDSNSAGPEGTPGGQQSSQSGSGPVAGSGQKEQQG is encoded by the coding sequence GTGAGCAAACGGCCAACGACGGCGGGCTCCTTCCTGTCGCGTCTGCGCCGGCCGGCCAGCCGGCTCCGCGACATGCCGATCTGGTCCAAGCTCGGTCTGATCATGATCGTGCCGACCATCGCCACGGTCGTGGTGGGCACCAGCGGTCTGGTCGACCACCTGCAGACGCTCAACAATGCCAACCGGGCCGGCGACCTGGCCAACCTCATCGGCTACTCCGGTGACCTGGTTGACACCCTGCAGGACGAGCGGGTGGCGGCCGTGCTGTGGCTCGGCTCGAACAAGGTTCAGCCCAGGGCCCAGTACCAGGAGGCCTACAACCGGGCCAACCAGCGGGTCGACCAGGCGAAGACGCCGTACTCCCAGCAGCGGCAGACCGTCGACAACCTGCCGCGCAGCTTCGAGGTCCTGCTCGGCAAGGTCGACCAGAGTCTCGCCGACCTGCCGGGCACCCGGAGCCAGGTGCTGAACGGCAAGCTGAGCACCAGCGACGCGCAGAACACCTACGTCGTCCTGATCAACGACCTGCTCGCGATCCGCGACTCGGCCACCCAGCTCGCCGGTGACAACGACCTGAGCGACCGGATGCGTACCGCCGCGGCGGTGGCCCACCAGAAGGAATACCTGGCCCAACGCCGGGTGGTGGTCCACTCGGCGCTCCAGCTGAACAGCCTCACGCCCGCGCTGCGCGAGGAGTACATCGCCACCGGCACCGGCCAGGACCAGGCGCTGCAGAGCTTCAAGGCGGTCGCCAGCCAGGAGGAGGCCGAGTTCTACGACCAGACGGTCTCCGGCCCCGACCTGCGCGAGTCCACCACGTACCAGCGGCAGATCAGCAGCAACCTCGACGACAAGCTCACCAACCTCAAGTTCGGCCCGGACCAGTGGGACGCGGCCATGGTCGCCAACACCGAGCTGATCCGCAGGGTCGAGTCGAGGCTCGACGGCAACGCCGTCCGGCAGGCCGAGAACCTCCGCTCCGACGTGCAGCGCCAGGTGTTCCTGGAGACCGGCCTGCTGCTCAGCATGCTGCTGCTGGCGATCCTCTTCGCGTACCTGGTCGCCCGCTCGATGGCCCGCTCGCTGCGCGACCTGCGCCAGGGCGCGCTCTCGGTGGCCCAGTACGGCCTGCCGCAGGCGGTGGCCCGGCTGCGTGACCCGCAGGTCACCGGCCAGCTCTCGGCGGTGCAGCTGGCGAACCAGATCGCCGAGCCGCTGCCGGTCCGGAGCAAGGACGAGTTCGGCCAGGTGACCGAGGCGTTCAACGCCGTCCACCTGGAGGCGGTCCGGACCGCGGCCGAGCAGGCCGCCCTGCGTGCCTCCGTCGCGACCATGTTCGTCAACCTGGCCCGCCGTTCGCAGATCCTGGTCGACCGCCTGATCGGTCACCTCGACCGGTTGGAGCGCGGCGAGGAGGACCCGGACCGGCTGGCCGAGCTGTTCCAGCTCGACCACCTGGCCACCCGGATGCGCCGCAACGACGAGAACCTGCTGGTCCTCGCCGGTGCGGACTCCACCCGCGTGCAGCGCGAGCCGGCCGCCCTGATCGACGTGCTGCGCGCCGCCCAGTCCGAGGTCGAGCACTACACCCGGATCGAGTTCGGGATCATCGACCGGGACATCGAGATCTCCGCGCACGCGGTCAACGACCTGGTGCACCTGGTCGCCGAGCTGTTCGACAACGCCACCGCCTTCTCGCCGCCGGACTCGCACGTCATGGTCGAGGCCCGGCGGGTGGGCGACCGAGCCTCCCTCTACGTCGAGGACCGGGGCATCGGCATCGGTCCGGAGCAGCTGCGCGACCTCAACGAGCGGCTCTCCACGCCGCCCCAGGTCGACGTGGCGGTCTCCCGGATGATGGGCCTGGTCGTGGTCGCCCGGCTGGCGTCCCGGCACGGCGTCAAGGTCGAGCTGCGGCCCGGCGTCGACCGGGGCACCGTGGCCGACGTCACCCTGCCCCCGTCGGTCCTGGTGCCGCGCGCCCTCTCCGGTCGCGGCATGCCCGGTGCGCCCGCCCTCCCGGCCGCCAACCCGGCCCCGCAGCAGGGCGGTCCGACCCCGGCCTTCGGCGCGCTGGCCGCCCTCGGCAACGGCCCGCACACCCCGCCGCCGGCCTCGCGTCCGGGAGCGTCGGGCAACCAGGTCACCCTGGGCGGCCGCGCCTTCGACCCGGCGCCGCGCAACGGCTCCGGCGCGCCGGCCACCCCGGGTGGCGCGCGCTCGATGCCGGCCTGGTCCGACCTCACCGGCGCCGGCCCGCTCTCCGGTGGTGACACCTTCGGTGGCCGTCCGTCCAACGGGCAGCAGTTCGACCCGCTGCCGCAGCGGCGCAACCCGGCCGAGGGCGACCCGGCCAGCACCGGCCAGCAGCCGGCCATCCCGCGGCAGCTGCCGAGCAGCCCGGAGGCGCGGCCGTACAACCCGCCGCCGGTGTCGGCCCCGCCGGTCCCGCCGGTCTCCGCCCCGCCGCTGCCGCCGGTCTCCGGCGTGCCGGTGTCGGCCAGCCCGGTCTCCGCCCAACCCGTCTCGGGTCACCCGGTCTCGGGCCAGCCGGTCTCGGGTCACCCGGTGTCCGGTCAGCCGGTCTCGGGTTACCCGGTCTCGGGCCAGCCGGTCTCCGGTTACCCGGTGTCCGCCGCGCCCGCCCCGGGACAGCCCGTCTCGGTGCCGCCGGCGAACCAGCTGCCGTCGCGTCCCGTTCCGCAGGCCGGGCCGGCGAGCGCCGGTGCCCCGCCGGTCTGGCCCCCCGTGGCCGCGCCGGATCCGGCCGCCCCGCCGGTGCCGGAGCGCCTGGCGGCCGGTCTGGACATGACCACCGAGCTGCCCCGGGTCACCCGTGCCGAGACGCCGCCGGTCACCCCGCCGCCGGCGGTCAGCCGTCCGGCGGCCGCGCCGGCCCCCCGGCCGGCCACCCAGCCGCAGCAGGCGGGCAACCGCCAGCGGTACGCGGACGAGACGATGGAGCTGCCGATCTTCCGGGAGCTGGAGTCGGCCTGGTTCCGTACCCGTCGGCCGGGTCCGAACGAGGAGTCGGCCGCGCCCGCCCCGGCCGCTCCGGCCGTGCCCGCCGCGTCCGGCAACGGAGCCGCCGCGACCCAGCAGTTCGCCCGGGTCGACACCACCGGTCGGGCCGTCCCGCAGCCAACACCCGCGACGACAGGTAACACGCCGATGGCACACACTCCGGCGGCCGGCGGAGCGCCGCGTGAGAACGGATCGGCGAACGGGGGCGGCCGGCCCGGGTTCGCCGAGGCGCTGCCCAATCGACGGACGCAGCAGCCCCAGTCGCCCGGCTGGCAGACCGCGGCCGACGACGGCTGGAAGGCGGCCTCGGCGGCCACCGAGGTGCCGGTCGCGGAGACCACCCAGAAGGGCCTGCCCAAGCGGACGCCGATGGCGCAGCTCGTGCCGGGCGGCATCGACAAGCCGACCACGTCGGTGCAGCGCCGGACGCCGGAAGGCGTACGGGGTCTGCTCTCGGCCTACCATCGGGGCGTGCAGCGGGGGCGTAACCACCCGTCCGACAGCAACTCGGCCGGCCCGGAGGGGACTCCGGGCGGGCAGCAGTCCTCGCAGTCTGGCTCAGGCCCGGTGGCCGGGAGCGGGCAGAAGGAGCAACAAGGATGA
- a CDS encoding roadblock/LC7 domain-containing protein, with amino-acid sequence MTSTQDLGWLLANFADRVPGVAHAVAVSADGLLLASSRDLPRDRADQLAAIASGLVSLTQGAARCFEGGAVLQTVVEMDNGFLFLMSISDGSSFAVLAARSCDVGQVGYEMALLVDRVGDALTPQPRTAVGMMG; translated from the coding sequence ATGACTAGTACGCAGGATCTCGGATGGCTGCTCGCCAACTTCGCCGACCGGGTGCCGGGCGTGGCGCACGCGGTCGCGGTCTCCGCCGACGGCCTGCTCCTCGCCTCGTCCCGTGACCTTCCTCGGGACCGCGCGGATCAGCTCGCGGCGATCGCGTCCGGCCTGGTCAGCCTGACCCAGGGCGCGGCGCGGTGCTTCGAGGGTGGAGCGGTGCTGCAGACCGTGGTCGAGATGGACAACGGCTTCCTGTTCCTGATGTCGATCTCCGACGGCTCGTCGTTCGCGGTCCTGGCGGCGCGCAGCTGCGACGTCGGCCAGGTCGGGTACGAGATGGCCCTGCTGGTCGACCGGGTGGGCGACGCCCTGACCCCACAGCCGCGTACGGCTGTGGGGATGATGGGCTGA
- a CDS encoding DUF742 domain-containing protein, which translates to MADRDEPTGALVRPYAVTRGRTRPRLDIALEALVETTVRGRALANGNGGQGREHQYIAALCDGRVQSLAEIAARMQLPLGVARVLIADMATDGLVAVHEPTILDDSDDAVGTELLERVLSGLRRL; encoded by the coding sequence ATGGCTGATCGAGACGAGCCGACCGGCGCGTTGGTCCGTCCGTACGCCGTGACCCGCGGTCGTACCCGTCCCCGGCTCGACATCGCTCTGGAGGCGCTCGTCGAGACGACGGTGCGCGGCCGCGCCCTTGCCAATGGCAACGGCGGTCAGGGTCGTGAACACCAGTACATCGCCGCGCTGTGTGACGGACGCGTGCAGTCGCTCGCCGAGATCGCGGCGCGGATGCAGCTTCCGCTCGGCGTGGCCCGGGTGCTCATCGCCGACATGGCGACGGACGGCCTGGTCGCGGTCCACGAGCCGACCATTTTGGACGACTCCGACGACGCGGTGGGCACTGAACTGCTGGAGAGGGTGCTGAGTGGACTTCGCAGGCTCTGA
- a CDS encoding GTP-binding protein → MSHRPPAPSGRVTSAKIVIAGGFGVGKTTLVGSVSEITPLTTEAIMTSAGVGVDDTRQVPGKTTTTVAMDFGRISIDRDLILYLFGTPGQTRFWFMWDELVRGAIGAVVLVDTRRLADCFAAIDFFEHRRLPYLVAINCFDGMQYHDPQDVRDALAISSDIPVVACDARNRESTKHVLISLVEYVLTMRRSRAVAPA, encoded by the coding sequence ATGTCGCACCGGCCGCCGGCCCCGAGCGGGCGCGTGACGTCGGCGAAGATCGTTATCGCCGGTGGGTTCGGCGTCGGCAAGACGACGCTGGTCGGTTCGGTCTCGGAGATCACGCCGCTGACCACCGAGGCGATCATGACCTCCGCCGGCGTGGGCGTCGACGACACCCGGCAGGTGCCGGGCAAGACGACGACCACGGTGGCGATGGACTTCGGTCGGATCTCGATCGACCGGGACCTGATCCTGTACCTGTTCGGTACGCCGGGTCAGACGCGGTTCTGGTTCATGTGGGACGAGTTGGTCCGCGGTGCCATCGGCGCCGTCGTGCTGGTCGACACCCGTCGACTGGCGGACTGCTTCGCCGCCATCGACTTCTTCGAGCACCGGCGGCTGCCGTACCTGGTGGCCATCAACTGCTTCGACGGGATGCAGTACCACGACCCGCAGGACGTCCGGGACGCGCTGGCGATCTCGAGCGACATCCCGGTGGTGGCCTGCGACGCCCGGAACCGGGAGTCGACCAAGCACGTGCTGATCTCGCTGGTCGAGTACGTGCTCACCATGCGACGCTCGCGGGCGGTCGCGCCCGCCTGA
- a CDS encoding ABC transporter substrate-binding protein, translating into MATPAFDSSVLTRRGVLAAAAGSLLLSACGQPGQRPDDGTPGSAAPDRHELVVGASLELTGRGAAHGVLQRRALELTAEELNVSGFPVGNLRRTVRLEIRDNGSDPRLAARQATELARRDEVHALVGGTLAETSLAIVGVAQARQVPFLSLGFGDGIALPLAQRTFVYKLTPDAADVARRMAQLIESLRLRRVVLVAVDGPHGDAGVRAVRLALPAVDVGLARTVRLPVGGTGFTDAAERVVSAEPDGVIVWATAPDSGSAARALRRAGYRGTLVLDPGAVAEETLTRPNLAAVEGAYAIHPACLGGSMLTTSTTAERDRREFTLRYTQRFDRFTGFAPYASDALRLLTSAARMASSVDRGRLRAYLQTQVVEGIAGGYAFAPIRHGGMEPDSLGVYQVNQGAWTVWS; encoded by the coding sequence TTGGCGACACCGGCATTCGACTCCTCCGTGCTGACCCGTCGCGGCGTACTCGCCGCGGCGGCGGGCAGCCTGCTGCTCAGCGCGTGCGGGCAGCCGGGCCAACGCCCCGATGACGGGACGCCCGGCAGCGCCGCACCGGACCGGCACGAGCTGGTGGTCGGGGCGAGCCTGGAACTGACCGGGCGGGGCGCCGCGCACGGGGTGCTCCAGCGACGCGCCCTGGAGCTGACCGCCGAGGAGCTGAACGTCTCCGGCTTCCCGGTCGGCAACCTGCGCCGGACGGTGCGACTGGAGATCCGGGACAACGGCAGCGATCCCCGCCTGGCCGCCCGGCAGGCCACCGAGCTGGCCCGCCGCGACGAGGTGCACGCCCTGGTGGGTGGCACCCTCGCCGAGACCTCGCTGGCCATCGTGGGGGTGGCCCAGGCCCGCCAGGTGCCCTTCCTGTCGCTGGGCTTCGGGGACGGCATCGCGCTGCCGCTGGCCCAGCGCACCTTCGTCTACAAGCTCACCCCGGACGCCGCCGACGTGGCCCGCCGGATGGCGCAGCTGATCGAGTCGCTGCGGCTGCGACGGGTCGTCCTGGTGGCCGTCGACGGGCCGCACGGCGACGCCGGGGTCCGGGCGGTACGCCTCGCGCTGCCGGCCGTCGACGTCGGGCTGGCGCGCACCGTCCGGCTGCCCGTCGGGGGGACCGGCTTCACCGACGCCGCCGAGCGGGTGGTGTCCGCCGAGCCGGACGGGGTGATCGTCTGGGCGACCGCCCCGGACTCCGGGAGCGCGGCCCGGGCGCTGCGGCGGGCCGGGTACCGGGGGACGCTCGTGCTCGACCCGGGGGCGGTCGCGGAGGAGACCCTCACCCGGCCGAACCTCGCCGCGGTCGAGGGGGCGTACGCGATCCACCCGGCCTGCCTGGGCGGTTCGATGCTGACCACCTCCACCACGGCGGAACGGGACCGCCGCGAGTTCACCCTCCGCTACACCCAGCGGTTCGACCGCTTCACCGGCTTCGCCCCGTACGCCTCGGACGCGTTGCGCCTGCTCACCTCGGCGGCCCGGATGGCCAGCAGTGTCGACCGTGGACGGCTGCGGGCGTACCTGCAGACGCAGGTCGTCGAGGGCATCGCCGGTGGCTACGCGTTCGCCCCGATCCGGCACGGTGGGATGGAACCCGACTCGCTCGGTGTCTACCAGGTCAACCAGGGCGCCTGGACCGTCTGGTCCTGA